The DNA region AAATGACGTTAAGAACAGTATTCGACCATCAGCCGGTTTGACAATTAAAAAGACGGATGTAACGAATACAGTAATTACAAATCCAAAGGGGCTTGAATTCACGCTGATACAAGTTAAAGCTTGGAATTACAAGAAAAATGAACCGTCTGCAGAAGCATTTACACCAGTTGTAAAAACCACTTCAACGACGATTGGCAGTTCAACTTGGGAATGGCGTGATTTAAAGCCAGGTCAGTATGAATTGTTTGAAAAGACAGCGCCAGAAGGTTATCAGATTGAGGGGGATGGGAAATACCTAATTAATATTGATAAAGATAAGAAAATAACATCAGTCGATGGTAAGTTAACATTCACTACGATGCCAACGACAAAATGTTGGCCACCAGTATCAACTGAAACGATGTACCTCAGCTCAGTGAAAAATGAATCAATTGAAGAATCATATTTCCCTAAAACTGGGTCAATTGGTTTAGTGGCCTTTCTGTTAATTGGTACGGGAATAATTGCGTTTGCTCTTGTTAAGCGCGTGCGACGTTAGGAGATTAAAATGAAAAATTTAAAAAACCTGGCAATGATTGTCACACTCGTCATACCATTTTTGGTAGCAACGGTACAACCAATCTTTGCCACAACAAAAACAGATCGACCGACTCAAACAGAAGTCGTTGTACATTCGATTGCCGACTTTTCTGAACGGGAAAAGTTAAATAAAGCGATGTACTGGGGAAATGGAACGGAACAAGGTTTCACGGATGCAGTCAAAGAATATGAAAAAAATACAGGCTTAAAGACCGATTGGCGACCGCAAACGAATAATTTCTTCCGTGCGTTACGTCTGCCAGATAATGCAGTTGTGACAAAAACTGATAAAGACGATAAAGACTTAAAGCCAAAAATTTCGGATGCTTATATCGGATGGCTTGAGGTTAATGAATCAGAATCTGGGGAACGTGAGCACGTTAAGTGGTCTGATGTCCTAAAACCAGTGAAGGTTGAACGTAATTATGGTGGTACGCCAACAGTTGGAAGCAATTTTGACGACAAATCAAATAAGATTAATCAATGGACAATTGGTTATGTACATGACAATGGTGATACCGAACTTAAATTATTGATTGGTTTGAATCGCATTATTCGTGAAGCAACCGTTGATTATTGGGAAAATAAAGGCTTAACACAAGCTGAAGTGATTAAAATTTCTGATCCGACTGACGCTGAAGGAAATACAAAGTTCAAGTTAGCAAATGGGCAATGGATTATTGAACAAGCGTTAACTGAGAACATGGACAAGTCATTGATTTCAACGTTCTCAGTGCCAATGTTCATTAGTTTGCCAATGATGAATCCGACAGCGAAAAACAATGCTGATTCAAATTATTGGTATGATGCAACGGGGAACAATTCCTTGCATCTTTATGCCAAACAGTATGACCCAACAACCATCAAAGTTGCAAAGACAAATGCTGAAGATGGTAAGCCGATCAAAGACGTTCGGTTTTTGATGATGCGAAAAGATTTGTTTGTCAATTATTTTAAGGGGGACGTCAATGCAGCTTTAGAAGCCTTAGATAGTGCTATTAAAAAAATCATTGCTGACTTAAAGGACCATCCAGATCAAACGGATCAAATTCTTGACCGCTATTTGAAGCAATACGTTGGGGCAGCGGGCAACCCATTATATGCCGCACGTAAGACGGATAAGAATGGCATTGCAACCTTTAGTTCAAGTGGTGATGAAGCCATTTACAACTTGGATACTTGTTCAAACTATTATATTGCTGAAATCTATGCCCCTGAACCATACTTGATTGATTCAGCGGCAACTGGTGACTCAGTCGCCAATTATCCTAATATTCATGAAATCGAAATTGAAAAATATTATGAATCAGATGGAAATACAATTCTGGTCGGAGAAGGAACAACTGATTTCGGTGATTACGATCGACCAACGGTTGATAAGGCCGTTAAAGTCAATGGAAAAACTTTTGGCTTGAATGAAAAAAATACTGGTGACCAAAGTGAAGGCGTTGCTCGTGGGCAAATCTTCCAATGGATTATTAACGCAAGCATTAATCAAAATATTGGTTCATATACGAAATATGAATTGTTAGACACGATTCCTTATAATTCAAATTGGACTGATGCGACTTTGTCGTTGACGTATACGGACAAAAACGGCAAGCAACAATCAATCTCATTGTTTGAAATGATGCAAAACCTTTATCCGCGAAATGCAGAAGGTGTGGCAGCTATCGAACATGCTTCGGGTGAGGGAATTGCTTATACCAACAATCAAGCTGGTTCAACGGTCAATAATTTACAAATTGGTTATAATCAACAGACTGCACCAACGGTGAAGGCTGTGAATGCTGAATTGAGTGGTGCTGAAGGCATTGAATTAGCTGGGCGGACATCAATCTACACATTCGATAGTAATAATCGAACAGTTGATAAAAAGCAACCAGTTGAGGACGGTTACGCACAATTAACGTTAAATGCTGAGCTTCGGACATGGTTATCAAATAAGATGACTGCTTTGCTCGAAGAAGGCGCCAAAAACGGTTCTTGGCACTTAAATTGGACACTTGATGCATTTGCCAATACAGCCGCACAATCAAGTGATTTAGTGAATACGATTGATTTAAGTTATCAAACAACTTTTGATAGCGGAAGTGACCGTGATAAGACGCATACTTTCACTGCTGGTTGGGAAATTGTTAAAACTGATGGTAATCCTGTATTGAAGCAAGATGTCATTACTAATGGTTTGGCCGGTGCTGGGTTCAATCTTGGTTATCAAGTAACAAAGGATAATTTGTCAACAATCGTTAAGGCGTTATATTCTGCGGCGGCTTATCCAACTTATAGTCATACCGCTTCAGACAACGATATTGCGCAACTAAAAGTCGATGTTCAAGCTGGTAAAGTACGCTGGGTTTACTTCATGCATTTGGATGTTGAAACGCAAATGCCAATGAATATGATGCATTCGGGCTCACATTCGGTCATGGGTGACGTTATTTGGACTTTGGATGAAAAGAATGCGACAACGCATACATCAGGTACTGATGGCTATCTTCAATACTGTGGTTTGGCTAGTGGTGAATATCAGTTGAAGGAGGTTATTACACCAGAAGGCTATCAAACATTGAAAGCACCATATAATTTCACTTTGACGCGTCAAGAAAAGGGAATTATCAATGGTCAGGCTGGTGATGGTGATATCTTCGTCGCCAATTATAAAGAAGGGGCGCAGGCACTTTTGCCAAAGACAGCCGGCGTTTGGATGTTAGGTATCATCTTAGTTGCAATTGTTGCCTTCTTACTTGCTAATGCAGCAAAGTTAAAAGAAAAAATGCAATGATAAATCGGCTAGTAGTAGCGATATGTGATTAATTGAATGCTCGAAATGGTGTGCATATTTTGCACACCATTTTTTATGTTCTATCACTCAGTTTGAGCTTTCTTTTTAAGTGGTATAAGGTGAATTGATATTGAATATCAGGGTGAGGTTAAGCCATTCGATCTTGTTCGACAATCGTTACGAGGCGCATTGTTTGGTGAGGATTTCAGTACGTGGTATATTCAAAATAGGAGGGCGTAATCATGGAAAAATATGATGTTTTGTTTATTGGTGCTGGTCAGGCTGCATGGAATGGTGCCATTCCAATGGCTCAAAAGGGATTGCGGGTGCTAGTGATTGAAAAAGATAAGTTTGGTGGCGTTTGCTCAAATCGGGGGTGCAATGCCAAAATTCTTTTAGATCGCCCATTTTTATTGAAGCATATTACAGACCAGATGCAGGGACGAGTTTTTGAAAATCAGTTAACGGTTAACTGGGCTGATTTAATGGCTGTGAAGCAGCAGGTAATTGGCGCTCAAGACGCCAATAATCGGAATAAATTGATTCGAAATGGGGTCACGGTTATTCGTGGTGAGGCTAAATTCATTGATAATCAGACGGTTCAGGTGCATGATACCGACTATACGGCCGACAAGATTGTCATTGCTGCTGGTACGCGCCCGCATCAATTGACGATTGTTGGCAACGAGTACTTACATTTTAGTGATGATTTCTTGGATTTACCAGAAATGCCAACCCGATTGACATTGATTGGTGGTGGCTTAGTCGCGACTGAATTGGCATCAATTAGTGCCGAAGCTGGTGCGAAGGTAACGATGATTGTTCGCGATGCCCAGCTACTGAAAGGTTTCTATGAAAAGTATGTCACCACTGTGACCGCTGCACTTCAAGCATTAGGGGTTGAAATTTTGTACCAAACAACGCCTTCAAAGATTGACCAGACCGACGATGGCTTGGTCATTACGACAAATAATCAACAATTGTCGCCAGTCGATTACATCGTTGATGCAACGGGGCGCACATCAAATGCGGATCAACTTGGGTTAGAAAATACAGATGTCATTTGCGATGAAAATGGTTGGGTAAAGGTGAATGCGTACTTGCAAACGAATGTACCTCAGATTTATGCAACTGGTGATGTCACGAATCATCAACAGCCAGACATCACACCGGTGGCAGCTTTTGAGTCTAAGTATTTAGGGCATGTCTTTACCCATGAAATTGATACACCGATTGTCTATCCAATCGTGCCACGTGTGGTGTTCACAATTCCTCGATTAGCTCAGTTTGGTGTCATGCCAGTTGGTACGATTAGTGATGGTGTCGATGAAAATGGTCATACAATCAAACAATTACCAAGTCAAAATGATTGGTTTAAATTGATTCAAAATGAAACAGCGAGTGAAATCACGTTAGTTTATGATCAAGCGGGATATTTAATTGGTGCGGCAGCAGTTGGTTATGCTGCTGAAGATGAAATTAATGGGTTGTTACCTTATGCCCAATTAAAAATGGATCGTCAAGCGATGGACCAATTTGTATGGCTGTTCCCAACGTTACAATACATGACCTCTCGTAACGTTTAAAGAGTACTATCCATACATGACTGATAATTTCAGAGTATATTTTTAGTTATAAAGCATATCGGGCAGTCTCTTGAGGCTGCTTTTTTATTATGGGTAAATATGGCGCATATGCGTTCAGGCGACCATTCCTACCGCTACAAACTTAAAGACAAAGAAGCGGGTTGGTGGTCAATTGAAGCAAAATGACAGCTGGACAAAACGCAATAAATGGTGCACAATTTAATTGTGTTAATTAATGAGCGATAGTCAATCAAAGGGTTGCTTTTAATAGTTTTAGTACGTAGTTAATTAATTAACCAGTGCAGAAAATGAAATTGATTGGAATGGAAGCAATTATATGCAATTTGATTTAGAAAATCTCTCTTTAGACAGTCACTTATGCTTTAATCTTTATGTCACATCACGGGCAGTTCAACGGCTCTATAATCCACAGCTTAAGGCTTTGGGATTAACGTATCCTCAATATCTTGTTTTAGTGAGTTTATCGGAGCAACCAGTAATGACGGTGAATGAGATTGGTCACTTGCTTGACCTTGAATCAGGAACGTTGACACCTTTGTTGAAACGGATGGAAAGCATCGGCTTTATTTCGCGGTCGCGTCGTCATGATGACGAGCGGGTGGTACAAATTGAACTTTTGCCAGCCGGTCGAGCTAAACGTCAAGAAGCATTGATGTTGCCAAAGATGTTAGTCGAAAAAAGTGGCTTAAACGAAGAAGAGTGGCATGATTTATTTAACTTGACCGCTAAGTTGTTTCATAATTTGTCACAAGAATAAGCACTAACGTTGATGATGTATTGCATTAGAATCAAATTATTGGAGGAGAATCATGATGACATATCAATTTGATGTTTTATATTTGGGTAGTGGGCATGGCACATTTGATGGTGCTATCCCGTTAGCAGCTAAAGGTTTGCGTGTGGGTGTGATTGAAGCAAATAAAATTGGTGGTACCTGTCCAAATTATGGCTGCAACGCAAAAATTCTATTAGATGCCCCTGTGCAATTGCAACGCGAATTTGAGCGATTAAATGGCCATGGGATTTCAGGACAAGTACAAATCGACTGGGCAGCTGATGTTAAACATAAGGATATGGTTATTCAAGATTTGCCAGCGATGATTGCAGGCGGATTGCGCGAGCAGGGGGTTGAAATCATCCATGGTCATGGTCGGTTTGTCGATGCCCATACAGTTACAGTTGATGGGAAAGAATACACAGCTGAAAAAATTGTGATTGCAACCGGATTACGGCCAAAGCCATTGACGATTGAGGGACAAGCGTATGTTCATGATTCAACCGATTTTATGGCGCTCGATCATATGCCTGATAAGTTGGTTATTATTGGTTCAGGCTATATTGCGTTAGAATTTGCGACAATTGCAAATGCAGCTGGGGCACAAGTCACCGTCTTATTCAATCATGAAGCAGGATTAAAACAATTTCACCAACCATATGTTGAACTGGTTTTGTCAGACTTAATTCAACGTGGTGTGACAATTGTTCGTGATGTTAAAACACAAGCGATTCAATCCCAAGCAGATCATTTAATTGTGGTGACTAATCAATCGACTTATGCAGCTGATTGGATTTTAAACGCAACCGGTCGGATACCAAATACTGATGAATTAGGATTAGCAGCGATTGGCGTTCAAACGACTGAGCAAGGGATTGTCGTCAATGATCATCTGCAAACGACCGTGGCAAATATTTATGCATCTGGGGATGTGTTGGACAAAAAGCAACCAAAGTTAACGCCAACGGCTATTTTTGAATCACTATATTTGATGCGTCAATTTGCAGGAATGACCGATCAAGCGATTGATTATCCAGTGATTCCAACGGTTGTCTTTACGTCACCACGAATTGCGCAAGCAGGTATTTCGGTCTCTGAAGCACAAGCAATGCCTACCAAATATGAGATTAAACGAAATAAAATCAGTGATAGTTGGTATCGACAGGTCACACAAGAAACGGTGGGTGAAAGTACGCTCATCTTTGACCGTGAAAGTGGTCATTTGGTTGGGGCGATTGAAGTTTCTGCTCAAGCAGACGATGTCATCAATACGCTCTTGCCAGCAATCGAATTTGACTATACCGCTGAGCAATTGAACCGTTTGGTACCTTTGTTCCCATCAATTACAAGTGATGCTTTAGGCATGCTCTAAAGGGGTAGAAAATGGTTAAAGGATTATTACTGGTAAATTTGGGCACACCTGATACATTTGCTACGTCAGACGTTCGTGCTTATTTAAATGAGTTTTTGTCAGATCCTAACGTTATCAAAATGCCGAAGTGGCTGTGGCAACCGATTTTACATCGGTTTATATTGCCGACACGCTCATGGCATTCAGCAGCATTATATGAACGGATTTGGGACCGAGGCGAATCGCCCTTGAGAAAGTATACACGTTTGCAGGCTGAGCAAGTACAAGCACAATTACCTGATTGGATTGTGAAGTATGCCATGACATATCGTATGCCACGTGTGATTGATGAATTACATGCTTTAAAAGCAGCTGGGGCTGATAAAATTGTTGTTTTACCATTGTTTCCGCAATATAGTGCAACGACAACTAAAACGATTGAAGAACAAGTTGCTGCCAGTGGTGTCGAGGCACAAGTGATTAAAAATTTCTATGCGCACCCCAAATATCTTGACTTACTGGCGAAAAACATTGCAGCGCGTTGGCAAACGAAACAATATGATAAATTATTATTGAGTTATCATGGTTTACCTACGTCATATATTCGCCAAGGTGATCCATATTTAGAACAAGTCAATGCAACGACGACTGGAATTATGTCCCGCATGCCTGATTTAAATGCTGATAATACAATGCAAGTCTTTCAGTCTAAATTTGGACCAATGCCCTGGTTAAAACCATATTTAAAAGCGACACTGGCACAATTACCGATGCATAATGAACGACGTGTATTAGTTGCTTTACCAGCCTTTGTTGCTGACTGTATTGAAACGCTAGAAGAGATTCAAGTTGAAAATCATGATGAGTTTCTGGCGATGGGCGGCGAACTGTTCGATGTTGTTCAACCATTTAATGATAGTTTGGCTTTTACTGATTTATTAGTAACTTTGGCCAGGGATACTTTGAATTAAAACCAACGGCCTGTAAGATGCAACATATTGTTAATGTGAGTGATTAATCACTTAGTAATGTAACAATTGCATGCAGGCTTTTTTGGATATTAATTTAAATTGTTTGAAATAGACGAGTTAGGGCGTTGTGATAAAATTATTTCCATGGAAAGCTTACGTAAATATGGAATAGTGGTGTATGCCGAAAGTCTGAGCATCAAAATTTGAAGGGAACCATGCTATACTCTACTCATGGAAAGGAGGTAAATAATTATGGCAGAAGGGAATTTAAATGCAATTCGCACGTATATTGAAGAAATTAACGATTTGAGTTTGTTGGATCAACTAGATGCGCTAATTATCGAGCGTCGCAAAGTATTGGTGGATGGTCAGAAGAATACAGATTAAATCTTTCGGTCAATTGAGAGCAGATGATAATTACTAGTGGTTGACAAATGCATACAAAATTTCTAAAATTATATCTTGTGGTAGATAAACTACCAAAGTGATTCCGAATTAGCTCAGTTGGTAGAGCACACGACTGTTAATCGTGCTGTCGTCGGTTCGAGCCCGACATTCGGAGTGAATTAGAATTAAACTCACAGAAATGTGAGTTTTTTTGTATATGAAAAAACATTTAAACTGTTTAAGGATGTCAACATGTGACCCAGAATGATTTTTTAAAATGGTATCTCGGAGATTAGGTGAACAAACAAGCACGTATGTCGTTGAATGTCTTTTAAATAAGGTATAATAACAGTATATTTTTAGCATGGCATGACTGGTCAAAAAGGTGGTGGCGAGATGCGGACAATAACATTGAATAACGGCGTTGAAATGCCGATGATTGGATTTGGTACTGACATTAGTGGTGATTTGACAGCACTTGAACCGACGTTAACGTTAACTATTCAGGCAGGGTATCGATTATTTGACACTGCAGCAAGTTACGGGAATCAAAGACAATTAGGACAATTTTTTTCAACCGCTGGGATTCCACGTGACGAGTTGTTTATCACATCGAAGGTGGCACAAACGGAGCAGGGCTATCAACAGACGTTGGCTGCATTTGAGGCAACGACGCAGGCTTTGCAGACCGATTATTTAGATTTATATCTCGTGCATTGGCCAAAATATGGCCCATTTTTTGAGACCTGGCGCGCACTAGAAACGTTATACCGAGCAGGTAAAGTACAGGCAATTGGTGTTTCAAACTTTGAAAGTCATCATCTGGATCGGTTGTTAACGCAGGCGACGATTATGCCGGCTATCGATCAAGTTGAAACGCATCCATATTTTAATCAACACGTTTTACATGAATATTTAACAACCTTGGGGATTTATCATCAAGCATGGTCACCTTTAGGTCGTGGTCAAGTACTGCATGATCCAGTTATTGCAAAAATCGCGGAACGTTATCAGGTATCAGTGGCACAAATTATTTTGGCATGGCATTTACAAAAAAATGTGGCGATTATTCCAAGCACAACGCATGCAGAGCGCATACAAGAGAATTTAAACCTTGACTTTCAATTGACAGTCAAAGATATGGCAAAGATTGATGCTTTGCAGCGTGGCGAACGAATTATGGGTGCCCCAGACGAAAATTATATGGAAGATAAGTGGTAACATCATGGTCAAACAAGGCAGTTTTGCACAATCATCAAGCATTAAACAGCAGAAAAACTTCAGACGCCGACAGCCAGCAAAACAAATGAATCAAATTGATGACCAACAATTACATGATTTTTTACTCGTCCGTTATCATTTAACACAAAAGCATCAGCAAGCACCAATTGTACAAGAAACCATGAGCCGTTTTTTAGAAATGCTAATTAATGAAGGTGATAATGAGAATCATTGGCAATTGCAATCGTTAGTGACGTCATTGTTACAACGGATTGGCAACCAAGTGCCATGGCAATTCTATTATATTTTAGCGAGTGAATGGACAAAGTTTACCCACTTCTTAGTCAAAGAATTGCCAAGTGTGCCACTTGCACGGCGGAAAACCATTGATACACTGTCCACAGATCAGTTTCAAATGATATTGAAGCAACATTTAGCTATTAATTGGTTTATGGGTCAATATGCACAACAACCAGAACGGCTAGGTCAAGTGACAAGGGCTCAGATTGATGCGTTAGAACAAGGCATGAGTACGCCGGTTAATCAAATTGATTGGCAACGGGTGCAGAGTTTGTATAGCACTGTGCCATTGATAGAACCACAAAACGGAGAAGATGTGGCAGGATTGAAATGGTGGCAAACCTTACGGCAAATTAAAGTGTGAGTTTGATTGAGATGTCCGTTGATTTTTAATTGAGAGGATTAAAAACATTTTGTTTATCAGGCGGTCAGTGACCTTGATAGCGAGTTAATAATTTGTGATTTCAATAAAAATCAAAAAAATTAAATAGCTAAAAACGCTAATTAAAAGGGCTAAAATAGGTGGTTAATGAATTGTTCAAAAATTTAATTAGTAAAATAGATTGACATTTATTGTGGTACTTGGTAAGATATAAAAGTTGTTTAAGCCAAACGGGCGAAACATCTATGCGGATGTGGCGGAACTGGCAGACGCGCAGGATTTAGGTTCCTGTGTCCTTGTGACGTGCAGGTTCGATTCCTGTCATCCGCATTTATATCTATCAAGCCGACTTAGCTCAGTTGGCAGAGCACTTCACTAGTAATGAAGGGGTCGCTGGTTCGAATCCAGTAGTCGGCATTGGCTTGATAAATATGAACAGCCATATCAATATATTATGCACCTGTAGCGCAACTGGATAGAGTGTCTGACTACGAATCAGAAGGTTGCAGGTTCGAGTCCTGCCAGGTGCATCAATTAAACAAGAAAAAAGAGATCGGCATAGCTGGTCTCTTTTCTTATCGTAAAAATGATTAAATCATTAGGTATTCTGTTGGTTTTCAATTATAATTAAGTCAAGATTGGTCAAAGGTTGACCAGAAAGGTGACGAGGTGGGGTAAATGGCGGATAAAAACATGTCAGATATCATCGAAGCTTATCTTTTGCAATTGATGGCTGAGGAAAAGTATGCTGAAATTCAACGTTCTGAACTTGCCCGCCGCTTTGCTGTTGTACCGTCGCAAATTAATTATGTTATTAATAGTCGTTTTTCGACGAAACGCGGATACATTGTTCAATCGAAACGTGGCGGTGGTGGTTACATTCGGATTGAGAAAGTTGCGATTCGACAAGAGCACGGGTGGTTAGATCAATTAATTGCTGAGGTAGGTCAACGGATTACACCGAGTGGCGCAAATGAAGTTGTTCATCTTTTATGTGCCGAACATCTCGTGACAGCGCATGAAGTCGAGTTAATTATGGCGATGCTCAATCGGGAAGCGCTAGATGTTGGAAATGTCGAGACTTCAGATGTGTTACGAGCACAGTTGCTCAAAAATTTATTGAATCGGTTGCGTTTTGATATTGCAAAGGAGTTTTAATTATGGCAAATGAATATACGGAGAGTGCCCAAAATGTCCTCGTTTTAGCTCAAGAACAGGCACGGTATTTTAAACACCAAGCGGTTGGAACGGAACATCTGTTATTAGCATTATTGATTGAACAAGATGGGATTGCAGGTAAGGTGCTTGGACAGTTTGGCGTTGAAACCGATGCTGTCCGTGAAGAGATTGAAGGATTTATCGGCTATGGCACTGTTTCAAGAGCTGAACATGGTTATCGGCCATATTCGCCCAAAGCAGCTGAAATCTTGGCCTTAGCAACAGCTGAAGCGAAACGTTTAAATGCAGGAAAAATTGGGACGGAGCATCTATTGCTAGCGTTAGTTTCTGACGAAGCGATTCTATCGTCTCGCATTTTAATGACATTGAATGTGAGTCCTTCAGAAGTACGACGGGCCATTTTGAAAAAGTTAGGGGTAGAGGAGCGTTCGCAATCGAAAGGACGTGGGCGTCAAAGAACGACACAAAAAGAAGTTGAAGGGACACCGACGTTAGATTCACTTGCACGCGACCTAACCGAACAAGCACGTGAAAATAAAATGGATCCGGTGATTGGTCGTTCCGCTGAAGTGAAACGCGTCATTCAAATCTTGTCACGTCGAACGAAAAATAATCCAGTTTTAATTGGTGAACCTGGTGTTGGGAAGACGGCGATTGCTGAAGGCTTGGCACAAAAAATCATTGCGGGGGATGTGCCAAATGATTTGGCTAATAAACGTTTGATGATGTTAGACATGGGTGCATTGGTTGCTGGTACGAAATATCGTGGTGAATTTGAAGATCGATTAAAAAAGATTATCGAAGAAATATACGTTGACGGGCAAGTCGTTCTATTCATTGATGAATTACACACGTTAATCGGAGCTGGTGGCGCTGAAGGTGCGATTGATGCATCAAACATTTTGAAACCGGCATTAGCACGAGGTGAATTGCAAACAATTGGTGCAACCACGTTAGATGAGTATCAAAAATATATTGAAACTGATTCAGCGCTCGAACGCCGGTTTGCACAAGTTCAGGTGAACGAGCCAAATGAAGCCGACGCGATTGAAATCCTAAAAGGATTGAAACCACGATATGAGCAACATCATCAGGTATCTATTTCAGATGATGCAATTATCGAGGCAGTTAAGTTATCGGTACGTTATATCTCTGACCGATTCTTACCTGATAAAGCAATTGATATTATGGATGAGACGGCGGCTAAGGTTCGAATTGATCGGACTGGTCATCAGACACCAATTGCCAAAATTGAACAAAAGCTCAATGCCTTGCGGGATGAAAAAGACCAGGCAATCGAAAAACTGGATTTTGAATTAGCTGCACAGCTAAGAAAAAAGGAAATGGCACAAAAGAAACGCTTGGATAAGTTTCAAACGCAACAA from Weissella diestrammenae includes:
- a CDS encoding ATP-dependent Clp protease ATP-binding subunit translates to MANEYTESAQNVLVLAQEQARYFKHQAVGTEHLLLALLIEQDGIAGKVLGQFGVETDAVREEIEGFIGYGTVSRAEHGYRPYSPKAAEILALATAEAKRLNAGKIGTEHLLLALVSDEAILSSRILMTLNVSPSEVRRAILKKLGVEERSQSKGRGRQRTTQKEVEGTPTLDSLARDLTEQARENKMDPVIGRSAEVKRVIQILSRRTKNNPVLIGEPGVGKTAIAEGLAQKIIAGDVPNDLANKRLMMLDMGALVAGTKYRGEFEDRLKKIIEEIYVDGQVVLFIDELHTLIGAGGAEGAIDASNILKPALARGELQTIGATTLDEYQKYIETDSALERRFAQVQVNEPNEADAIEILKGLKPRYEQHHQVSISDDAIIEAVKLSVRYISDRFLPDKAIDIMDETAAKVRIDRTGHQTPIAKIEQKLNALRDEKDQAIEKLDFELAAQLRKKEMAQKKRLDKFQTQQAMDAKYELEVTAEDIAEVVSEQTGIPLTQMEKSEQARLLNLEHVLHERVVGQDEAISAIARSIRRARSGLKDPNRPIGTFMFLGPTGVGKTELAKALAAAMFGSEDNMIRVDMSEYMEAYSTSRLIGSAPGYVGYDEGGQLTEKVRRNPYSVLLLDEAEKAHPDVYNLMLQVFDDGYLTDSKGRKVDFRNTIIIMTSNLGATRLRDEKSVGFGANNNVDDYDKMNAVVRKTLKEAFRPEFINRIDEVVVFRALNKQELHQIVKIMATAMLKRVAEQGFTVKITAAAIDLVAEAGFDPEYGARPIRRALQQKVEDRLSEELLAGKITMNDIVTIGAKKGEITVNVKPKVVQNASLPQA